From a single Pigmentibacter ruber genomic region:
- a CDS encoding ATP synthase F0 subunit B — protein sequence MAGSLDIYPFHDTEGAIRFGIQVGIFLVGVYIAQRLIIQPAVKLHNERRRRTIGATEASRLENDRARKLEMQYLEELKKGAEEAKRLKAEQINAAQKIATEIITENQTKAEAYLDDVKARLEAERTKAKSDLPNQVKELVSTIYKKIGVACLSFILGYELLNSNKAFATPGDGSTPSFWYGVFWPYFQFVIYLAAIIFFAKKPIANMLDKNRTELRAKLSEAKEASLLAERKVKEYEAQIASLEEEISKLKEQSLFDAKIEREKILNDATKLSESILKDAQRAANEMITRTKEEIKHELFSLALNEVEKSLTAEQLHSLDAKLKSETIEGIRSLN from the coding sequence ATGGCAGGCTCTCTAGATATTTATCCGTTTCATGATACAGAAGGTGCCATAAGATTTGGTATTCAAGTAGGTATTTTCTTAGTGGGAGTATATATAGCGCAAAGGCTCATAATACAACCTGCGGTAAAACTTCATAACGAACGCAGACGGAGAACAATCGGAGCAACAGAAGCTTCTCGATTGGAAAATGATCGGGCAAGAAAGTTAGAAATGCAGTACCTTGAAGAGCTTAAAAAAGGTGCTGAAGAAGCTAAACGCTTGAAAGCTGAACAAATTAATGCTGCACAAAAAATTGCTACTGAAATAATAACAGAAAATCAAACTAAAGCAGAAGCTTATTTGGATGATGTAAAAGCAAGGTTAGAAGCAGAAAGAACTAAAGCTAAAAGTGATCTTCCAAATCAAGTTAAAGAATTAGTGTCAACTATTTACAAAAAAATTGGGGTTGCATGTTTAAGCTTTATTCTTGGATATGAACTTCTTAATTCAAATAAGGCTTTTGCTACCCCAGGTGACGGCTCAACTCCATCTTTTTGGTATGGTGTTTTCTGGCCATATTTTCAATTTGTAATTTATCTAGCTGCCATTATATTTTTTGCTAAAAAACCTATTGCTAACATGTTGGACAAAAATCGCACTGAGCTTAGAGCTAAACTTTCTGAAGCAAAAGAAGCTAGTTTATTAGCTGAGAGAAAAGTTAAAGAATATGAAGCACAAATAGCATCTTTGGAAGAAGAAATATCTAAATTGAAAGAACAAAGTCTATTTGATGCTAAAATTGAGCGTGAAAAGATTTTAAATGACGCAACAAAATTATCTGAATCAATTTTGAAAGATGCTCAAAGAGCTGCAAATGAAATGATTACTAGGACAAAAGAAGAAATTAAACATGAGTTGTTTAGTTTAGCTTTAAATGAAGTTGAAAAATCATTAACTGCTGAGCAATTACATTCTTTAGATGCAAAGCTAAAGTCGGAAACAATTGAAGGCATTAGGTCTCTCAATTAA
- the atpA gene encoding F0F1 ATP synthase subunit alpha, with translation MEHIRVDEISQLLKQKIQAFGQKAEVSETGTVVSIADGMARIYGLEKALISELIQFENGVKGIVLNLEEDNVGVAVFSGSETIREGMQVRRTGKVNSIPVGPQLLGRVVNALGEPIDGLGELNTQDHSPVEIKAPGIMARKSVHEPLQTGIKSIDSMIPIGRGQRELIIGDRQTGKTAIAIDTIINQKGSGVKCIYVAIGQKYSTIAQVVEKLRRAGALEYTTIVVAGASEAATLQFMAPYTGCTIGEYFRDRGEHAVIFYDDLTKHAQAYRELSLLLRRPPGREAYPGDVFYLHSRLLERACKLSDDLGAGSLTAFPIIETQANDISAYIPTNVISITDGQIFLEADLFNAGMRPAVNAGLSVSRVGGAAQTGSMKQVAGNLRLELAQYRELAAFAQFGSDLDAATRKQINRGQRLTELLKQAQYSPLPMEKQVLTIFAAINGYLDNIEVRYVGTFERQMLNYFEATHKNILDEIATGKKMSSELQAEIKKALDDFAKRFEPNASKS, from the coding sequence ATGGAGCATATCCGGGTTGATGAAATAAGCCAGTTATTAAAACAAAAAATTCAAGCTTTTGGACAAAAGGCGGAAGTATCTGAGACTGGTACGGTTGTATCGATTGCAGATGGAATGGCACGCATTTATGGTCTAGAAAAAGCTTTAATTAGTGAACTTATACAATTTGAAAATGGTGTTAAAGGAATTGTCCTTAACTTAGAAGAGGACAATGTTGGAGTAGCGGTATTTTCTGGTTCAGAAACCATTCGGGAAGGAATGCAAGTTCGTAGAACTGGGAAAGTTAATAGTATTCCAGTTGGACCTCAGCTTTTAGGAAGAGTTGTAAATGCACTTGGTGAACCTATTGATGGTTTAGGGGAACTTAATACTCAAGATCATTCTCCAGTTGAAATTAAAGCGCCTGGTATTATGGCTCGTAAAAGTGTACACGAACCTCTACAAACAGGGATTAAATCAATTGACTCAATGATACCAATTGGTCGTGGCCAACGTGAGTTGATTATTGGGGATCGACAAACAGGAAAAACAGCAATTGCTATTGATACCATCATCAACCAAAAAGGTAGTGGTGTAAAATGTATTTATGTTGCAATTGGACAAAAATATTCGACAATTGCTCAAGTTGTGGAAAAGCTTCGTAGAGCAGGAGCATTAGAATATACAACTATAGTTGTTGCAGGTGCTTCTGAAGCCGCTACATTGCAATTTATGGCGCCATATACTGGTTGTACAATTGGAGAATATTTTAGAGATCGTGGCGAGCATGCGGTTATTTTTTATGATGATTTGACTAAGCATGCACAAGCATATCGTGAATTGTCTCTTCTACTTAGAAGACCACCTGGGCGTGAAGCGTATCCTGGAGATGTTTTCTATTTGCATAGTCGTTTATTGGAAAGAGCTTGTAAATTAAGTGATGATCTTGGAGCTGGAAGTTTAACTGCATTCCCAATTATTGAAACACAAGCGAATGATATTTCCGCTTATATCCCAACAAACGTTATTTCAATTACTGATGGACAAATATTTCTTGAAGCAGATCTCTTCAATGCAGGTATGCGTCCAGCAGTAAATGCCGGACTTTCTGTATCCCGTGTTGGTGGTGCTGCTCAAACTGGCTCTATGAAACAAGTTGCTGGAAACTTACGTCTTGAATTAGCTCAATACAGAGAGCTTGCAGCCTTTGCGCAGTTTGGTTCTGATTTAGATGCAGCAACACGTAAACAAATAAATCGTGGACAACGCTTAACTGAACTATTAAAACAAGCTCAATACTCACCATTACCTATGGAAAAACAAGTATTAACTATATTTGCTGCTATTAATGGTTATTTAGATAATATTGAAGTTCGTTATGTTGGTACTTTTGAGCGCCAAATGCTGAACTATTTTGAAGCTACACATAAAAATATTTTAGATGAAATAGCTACTGGTAAGAAAATGAGTAGTGAACTACAAGCTGAAATTAAAAAAGCTCTTGATGATTTTGCAAAGAGGTTTGAACCAAATGCCAGCAAGTCTTAA
- the atpC gene encoding ATP synthase F1 subunit epsilon, giving the protein MVEAKGNMRVVILTPYKRLLDLSGVTEIYFPIDHGTIGVLPGHAPMVSAVGTGVVVYTQNEVAGFYKVSGGVAEISGSSVTLLVDVGEDASTIDLDRAKNALERAQNRLAAKASDSIDMKRAEAARARALARIEAVELHSGKSVQTK; this is encoded by the coding sequence ATGGTTGAAGCAAAAGGCAATATGCGAGTTGTTATCTTGACTCCTTATAAACGTCTCCTTGATCTTTCTGGTGTGACCGAGATCTATTTTCCAATCGATCATGGAACAATAGGTGTATTGCCTGGACATGCACCTATGGTTTCTGCTGTTGGTACAGGTGTTGTTGTTTATACTCAGAATGAAGTAGCAGGATTTTATAAGGTATCTGGGGGAGTTGCTGAAATATCAGGTTCCTCTGTTACTTTATTAGTTGATGTAGGTGAAGATGCATCTACAATTGATCTCGATAGGGCAAAAAATGCTTTAGAAAGAGCGCAAAATCGTTTAGCTGCTAAGGCTTCAGATTCAATCGATATGAAAAGAGCTGAAGCTGCACGCGCTCGTGCATTAGCTAGAATAGAGGCTGTTGAACTCCATTCAGGAAAATCAGTGCAAACAAAATAA
- a CDS encoding PhoH family protein — MKKKFVIDTNVLLSNPSAIFSFEDNDVYIPISVIEELDTFKKGLSETGRNARHFSRILDDLRERGSLSNGIPLFGDKRDSGKVYVVLESDMALLPTHFERKPDNLILSVALILKKQAANMPVILITKDSNLRIKADALGVSVSDFEADKVNIEELYTGIVEFEVESEVLKKYLSSGSVSLEEYELMPNQYVILRDAKDPLQFVYGKYDHVTGNLKNLNLGGKDFVWGIYPRNLEQSFALDLLLDDDVKLVTLVGTAGTGKTLLAIAAGLEKTTDESKYQKLLVSRPIFPLGRDVGYLPGTLEEKLNPWMQPIFDNLELLLGGVSQGRQKRLSQSYHELINQGILEVEPLTYIRGRSIPNQYFIVDEAQNLTPHEIKTILTRAGENTKIILTGDPYQIDNPYVDAASNGLTYVVERMKQEAIAGHVTLVKGERSALATIAANLL, encoded by the coding sequence TTGAAAAAGAAATTTGTAATAGACACAAATGTGTTGCTATCTAATCCAAGTGCCATTTTCTCTTTTGAAGATAATGATGTGTACATTCCAATATCAGTAATTGAGGAACTAGACACTTTTAAAAAGGGTTTGAGTGAAACGGGAAGGAATGCTCGTCATTTTTCAAGAATTCTTGATGATCTTCGAGAGAGAGGATCTTTAAGCAATGGTATACCTTTATTTGGAGACAAAAGAGATAGTGGTAAAGTTTATGTTGTTTTAGAGTCAGATATGGCTCTATTGCCTACTCATTTTGAAAGAAAACCTGATAATTTAATACTAAGCGTTGCATTGATATTAAAAAAACAAGCAGCAAATATGCCAGTAATTTTAATAACTAAGGACTCTAACCTGCGGATTAAAGCTGATGCATTAGGTGTTAGTGTTTCAGACTTTGAAGCTGATAAAGTTAACATAGAGGAGCTTTACACAGGAATAGTAGAATTTGAAGTTGAATCAGAAGTACTTAAAAAATATTTATCATCTGGTTCAGTTTCGTTAGAAGAATATGAACTCATGCCTAATCAGTATGTTATTTTAAGAGATGCAAAAGATCCATTGCAGTTTGTTTATGGAAAATATGATCATGTTACGGGTAATTTAAAAAATTTAAATTTAGGTGGAAAAGATTTTGTTTGGGGTATTTATCCAAGGAATTTAGAACAAAGTTTTGCTTTAGATTTACTATTAGACGATGATGTTAAGCTTGTTACTTTAGTTGGTACTGCAGGAACTGGTAAAACTTTACTAGCCATTGCAGCAGGATTAGAAAAAACAACTGATGAATCAAAATACCAAAAATTACTAGTTAGTAGACCTATTTTCCCTTTAGGTAGAGATGTAGGCTATTTGCCTGGTACTTTAGAAGAAAAACTAAATCCTTGGATGCAACCAATATTTGATAATTTAGAACTTTTACTTGGTGGTGTTTCTCAAGGAAGACAAAAAAGACTTTCTCAAAGTTATCATGAATTAATTAATCAAGGTATATTAGAGGTAGAACCACTTACTTATATTCGTGGACGTTCCATACCAAATCAATACTTTATTGTTGATGAAGCACAAAATTTAACTCCACATGAAATTAAAACTATTTTGACTCGTGCTGGAGAAAATACAAAAATTATCCTAACAGGCGATCCTTATCAAATTGATAATCCTTATGTTGACGCAGCAAGTAATGGTTTAACTTATGTTGTAGAGAGAATGAAACAAGAAGCTATAGCAGGTCATGTTACTTTAGTCAAAGGGGAAAGATCTGCTTTGGCTACAATTGCTGCTAATTTATTATAA
- a CDS encoding ParB/RepB/Spo0J family partition protein yields the protein MPLNSNDLLKLDKNKPVTFNHKFHGTSKNYYQNQVIEYIPINNIEPLEEQPRTYFDPESLDELAQSIRTYGILQPVIVSLDENEKIKIIAGERRWKAAQIAGLDKIPCIVRDLNDHSSLELALIENIQREALSAVEEAQTYKKLLDEHNYTQETLASRIGKNRATISNTIRLLSLPDKILDDLNLKIITAGHARALCAIDNSKLQLKAHSIIVKKKLSVRQAEELIKSLKLDKPHKTLTDSISPDLRYICDQYKGHLGTKVKITGDTNKGKIEISYYTLDDLERISELILGSIIPPPKNS from the coding sequence ATGCCTCTCAATAGCAATGACTTATTAAAACTAGATAAAAATAAACCTGTTACATTCAACCATAAATTCCATGGTACCTCAAAAAACTATTATCAAAATCAAGTAATTGAATATATACCTATAAACAATATAGAACCCTTAGAAGAACAACCAAGAACTTATTTTGATCCTGAAAGCTTAGATGAATTAGCACAAAGTATAAGAACTTATGGAATATTGCAGCCAGTTATCGTATCGTTAGATGAAAACGAAAAAATTAAAATTATTGCTGGTGAAAGACGCTGGAAAGCAGCGCAAATTGCAGGCTTAGATAAAATACCGTGTATTGTAAGAGACTTAAATGATCATTCTTCTTTAGAACTAGCGCTTATTGAAAATATTCAAAGAGAAGCCTTATCTGCGGTTGAAGAAGCACAAACATATAAAAAACTTTTAGACGAACACAATTATACACAAGAAACCTTAGCATCCAGAATAGGTAAAAATAGAGCGACAATATCAAATACTATAAGACTACTGTCTCTTCCTGATAAAATTTTAGATGATCTTAATTTAAAGATTATTACTGCAGGTCACGCAAGAGCGTTATGTGCTATTGACAACTCCAAGCTGCAACTAAAAGCTCACTCAATTATAGTCAAAAAAAAGTTGTCAGTTAGACAAGCTGAAGAATTAATTAAATCATTAAAGCTAGACAAACCTCATAAAACACTTACTGATTCTATTTCCCCAGATCTTCGTTATATTTGTGATCAATACAAAGGACATTTGGGGACAAAAGTTAAAATCACAGGTGATACCAACAAAGGAAAAATTGAAATAAGTTATTATACTTTAGATGATTTAGAAAGAATTTCTGAGCTTATTCTTGGGAGTATTATCCCTCCCCCAAAAAACAGTTAG
- a CDS encoding F0F1 ATP synthase subunit gamma, protein MPASLKDLRSKIKSVKGTQQITKAMKLVSAAKFGRAQHNVVNSRPYAHSLAQLTSKLAGVVSGGCTHPLMNESASKIAAVLVISSERGLCGGYNANVTKQAIKTISELEAEGYKVVTTCIGKKAFQALNRRRKLQLKIKEDALFASENDYCVNPDVLIDNSGLVSITAPFDKPTNANATRLSDAFGKLYSDGKIGKFVVVYNKFQSAMSQTPTADVVLPLHIGVSSMQAEPIFEPEVDELLSFVIPRYMASRMFQTLLEAIASEHGARMTAMDNATRNAKEMERKLQITYQRARQAAITKELIEIISGAEAL, encoded by the coding sequence ATGCCAGCAAGTCTTAAGGATCTTCGCAGTAAAATAAAAAGTGTTAAGGGTACTCAACAAATTACAAAAGCAATGAAGTTGGTGTCTGCTGCTAAATTTGGAAGAGCTCAACATAATGTTGTAAACTCTAGACCATATGCGCATTCCTTAGCACAATTGACATCTAAATTAGCAGGTGTCGTAAGCGGCGGCTGTACTCATCCATTGATGAATGAGTCGGCTTCAAAAATAGCTGCTGTTTTAGTTATTTCTTCTGAAAGAGGTTTATGTGGCGGCTACAATGCTAACGTTACAAAACAGGCAATTAAAACTATATCTGAGCTAGAAGCTGAAGGGTATAAAGTAGTAACAACTTGTATTGGTAAAAAAGCATTTCAAGCATTGAACAGAAGAAGGAAATTACAACTAAAAATCAAAGAGGACGCACTTTTCGCATCTGAAAATGATTATTGTGTAAATCCAGATGTATTGATTGATAATAGCGGTTTAGTTTCTATCACTGCGCCTTTCGATAAACCTACAAATGCAAATGCAACACGTTTATCTGATGCATTTGGCAAGCTTTATTCAGACGGTAAAATTGGAAAATTTGTGGTTGTTTATAATAAATTCCAATCTGCTATGTCGCAAACTCCCACCGCTGATGTTGTTTTGCCTCTTCATATTGGCGTTTCATCTATGCAAGCTGAACCAATATTTGAGCCTGAAGTGGATGAACTTCTGTCATTTGTTATACCTCGGTATATGGCATCAAGAATGTTCCAAACTTTACTCGAAGCTATAGCAAGTGAACATGGAGCTCGAATGACTGCAATGGATAACGCAACTCGGAATGCTAAGGAAATGGAACGTAAGTTACAAATTACTTATCAAAGAGCGCGTCAAGCAGCAATTACTAAAGAACTTATTGAAATTATAAGCGGTGCTGAGGCATTGTAA
- the atpH gene encoding ATP synthase F1 subunit delta, whose protein sequence is MNKFSGPLARRYGTALFECGLDAVKKGTSFNEFVEITRVLASIFTRKMTGFFVNPTLSLEEKLILLDTVLEKILAGREIPLELKEFLKLMLENHRFSEIQPVLKNFLLRADEHIGVARATISSATKLSESGQAEFSAVLESVLNKKIILESKIDESLRSGFVIKVGNTNVDASLRSRLLNLKESLS, encoded by the coding sequence ATGAATAAATTTTCAGGTCCTCTTGCCAGAAGGTATGGGACAGCTCTTTTTGAATGCGGGTTAGACGCAGTTAAAAAAGGTACTTCGTTTAACGAATTTGTTGAAATAACAAGAGTTTTAGCGTCAATTTTTACAAGAAAAATGACAGGATTTTTTGTTAATCCAACTCTTTCTTTGGAAGAGAAATTAATATTATTAGATACGGTATTAGAAAAAATTCTTGCAGGTAGAGAAATTCCTTTAGAATTAAAAGAATTTCTTAAGTTAATGCTAGAAAACCATAGATTTTCTGAAATCCAGCCAGTTTTGAAAAATTTTCTGTTACGCGCTGATGAGCACATAGGGGTAGCAAGAGCTACAATTTCTTCTGCCACAAAACTAAGTGAAAGCGGTCAAGCTGAATTTTCAGCTGTTTTGGAATCTGTTTTAAATAAAAAAATTATTCTTGAATCTAAGATTGATGAATCTTTGCGTTCAGGTTTTGTTATTAAAGTTGGAAATACAAATGTAGATGCAAGTCTGCGTTCTCGTCTTTTGAATCTTAAAGAGTCTTTGAGTTAG
- a CDS encoding substrate-binding periplasmic protein produces the protein MKLLLIKISLCILVTNMQSYAFENEKKVIELGQIVNIPHQKICAGILNIIYNKANIPFHINVLPGWRSIFETFKGNLDGEVCRYTKFADDHAQLIKIVPSIYFISPTIFSTKELNFREITKDSFKNYRVGIIKGLPGFEDYLSKVKTLESVNSIEQLIQMLLLDRIDLFITSRINANIVMKKMGNTTKIKYSYSPENFQTPLYHFLSNKFQSQVSILQKILSDMEQSGELKALQRRLELNEINQVKKE, from the coding sequence ATGAAACTACTATTGATCAAAATATCTCTATGTATTTTAGTAACTAATATGCAGTCATATGCATTTGAAAATGAAAAAAAAGTAATTGAATTGGGACAAATTGTGAATATACCTCATCAGAAAATATGTGCAGGTATTTTAAATATCATCTACAATAAAGCTAATATTCCTTTTCATATCAATGTTCTTCCCGGTTGGAGATCAATTTTTGAAACCTTTAAAGGAAATCTTGATGGTGAAGTATGCAGATATACTAAATTTGCAGATGATCATGCACAGCTGATAAAAATTGTTCCTTCAATTTACTTTATATCACCTACAATTTTTTCTACAAAAGAATTAAATTTTAGAGAAATTACCAAAGATTCTTTTAAAAATTATAGAGTAGGAATAATTAAAGGTTTGCCTGGATTTGAAGACTACCTCAGTAAAGTAAAAACTCTTGAATCTGTTAACTCTATAGAACAGCTTATTCAAATGCTTTTACTTGACAGAATCGATTTATTTATTACATCACGCATTAATGCTAATATTGTAATGAAAAAAATGGGAAATACCACAAAAATAAAGTATTCATACTCTCCTGAGAACTTTCAAACTCCTTTATATCATTTTCTTTCTAATAAATTTCAATCACAGGTTAGTATATTGCAAAAAATACTTAGCGATATGGAGCAGTCAGGAGAATTAAAAGCATTACAGAGAAGACTCGAGTTAAATGAAATTAATCAAGTCAAAAAAGAATAG
- the atpD gene encoding F0F1 ATP synthase subunit beta — protein sequence MSGSGKIIQVMGPVVDVQFEHGNLPEIYHALRTTNTSINNDKENLVLEVAQHLGENTVRAIAMDSTEGLSRGVAVRNTGKQISVPVGNNVLGRILNVIGDPIDGKGAVEYSKEYQIHRKAPDFTRQSTKLEMLETGIKVVDLLAPYQKGGKIGLFGGAGVGKTVLIMELINNIAKQHGGYSVFAGVGERTREGNDLYHEMKDSGVLDKVALVYGQMNEPPGARARVALSGLSVAEYFRDEQNQDVLFFVDNIFRFTQAGAEISALLGRIPSAVGYQPNLATEMGDLQERITSTNTGSITSVQAIYVPADDYTDPAPATTFAHLDATTNLDRSLTEKGIYPAVHPLNSTSRILDPQIVGDEHYNTARKVQQILQRYKELQDIIAILGMDELSEEDKLVVARARRIERFLSQPFHVAEVFTGNPGRYVKVADTVRSFKEVCEGKWDHLPESAFYMVGSIEEAVEKARKMGVTV from the coding sequence ATGTCTGGATCAGGAAAAATTATTCAAGTTATGGGACCGGTTGTTGATGTTCAATTTGAACACGGTAACTTACCAGAAATTTATCATGCCTTAAGAACAACAAATACATCTATAAACAATGATAAAGAAAATCTTGTATTAGAAGTTGCTCAACATTTAGGCGAAAATACAGTTAGAGCAATTGCAATGGATTCTACTGAAGGTTTAAGCCGTGGTGTTGCAGTTCGTAACACAGGTAAGCAAATTTCAGTTCCTGTTGGCAATAACGTATTAGGACGTATTTTAAATGTTATTGGCGATCCAATTGATGGAAAGGGTGCTGTTGAGTATTCAAAAGAATATCAAATTCATCGTAAAGCACCTGATTTTACTCGCCAAAGTACAAAACTAGAGATGCTAGAAACTGGTATTAAAGTTGTTGACTTGTTAGCTCCTTACCAAAAAGGCGGAAAAATTGGTTTATTTGGTGGTGCTGGAGTTGGTAAAACTGTTTTGATTATGGAGTTAATTAATAACATAGCAAAACAACACGGTGGATACTCTGTTTTTGCTGGTGTTGGTGAAAGAACGCGTGAAGGTAATGACCTTTATCATGAAATGAAGGACTCAGGAGTTCTTGATAAAGTTGCATTGGTTTACGGACAAATGAATGAACCACCGGGAGCGCGTGCGCGCGTTGCTCTTTCTGGTTTGTCAGTTGCTGAGTACTTCAGAGATGAACAAAATCAGGACGTGTTGTTTTTCGTAGATAATATTTTCCGTTTTACTCAAGCTGGTGCGGAAATTTCTGCGCTACTTGGACGTATTCCTTCTGCTGTGGGTTATCAGCCTAACTTGGCTACTGAAATGGGTGATTTACAGGAAAGAATTACTTCTACAAACACTGGGTCAATTACTTCTGTACAAGCTATATATGTACCAGCAGACGACTATACTGACCCAGCGCCTGCAACTACATTTGCACACTTAGATGCTACGACAAATCTAGATCGTTCCTTAACTGAAAAAGGAATTTATCCAGCTGTTCATCCTTTAAATTCAACTAGTAGAATTTTGGATCCGCAAATTGTTGGAGATGAACATTATAATACTGCACGTAAAGTTCAACAAATCTTGCAAAGATACAAAGAATTACAAGATATCATTGCAATTTTAGGTATGGACGAACTATCTGAAGAAGACAAATTAGTTGTTGCAAGAGCTCGTCGTATCGAACGCTTTTTATCACAACCTTTCCACGTTGCAGAAGTATTTACTGGAAACCCTGGAAGATATGTAAAAGTTGCAGATACAGTGCGCAGCTTTAAAGAAGTTTGCGAAGGCAAATGGGATCATCTTCCAGAATCAGCATTTTATATGGTTGGAAGTATTGAAGAAGCGGTAGAAAAGGCTAGAAAGATGGGCGTCACCGTTTAA